The Nitrospiria bacterium DNA segment TGTCTCCACGGATTCGAGGCTCTTGATCAGGGCCTTTTTTTTGGCCATTCTCTTGGAGGCCATGCTCAAGCTCAGGGTAACCGTAGGCAACAATCCTTCGGGAACATTGGCCACAATGATGCCGATCGCGAAGATCATGCTGGCCATCAGTCCACCGCCCAAAAAGATACCCACCGTAAAGAATGTGATACCCAATCCGATGGCTATGGTTGAAATAATCCGAATAAAATAGTTCAATTCCTTTTTCAGGGGACTGTCTATTTTTTCAGTCCTTTTGGTCAGTTTAGCGATTCTCCCTAGCTGTGTGTCCATTCCGATGCCGTAGACCACCGCTTTTCCGTGTCCGGATAAGACCAGGGTTCCGGAGAAGACCATGTTTCTGGATTCGATGATATTCTCGTGGGTGCACTCAAGTGTCCTTAATTGAGGTTCGAATTCCCCTGTCAGGGAAGAGTGATCTACTTTCAGGGAATTTTCCTCAATGAGCCTTCCGTCCGCGGGCACCCGGTCTCCTTCTTCCAGAAAAATAATATCCCCCATTACCACCCCCTTTGCCTCTATTTTTTTCCTGGTTCCATCCCGCAAGGCATCTATGGTAACGGGCATCATTTTATGAAAACTTTCAATAATTTTCTCGGACTGGTATTCCTGAATGAAGGTAAAGATGGCGTTGAGGATGACCACCCCAGTTAGGGCCCCCGCGATGTAGATATTCCCCTCTCCGGGAGATAGTTTTTCTGCAATAAAGGCAAGCAAAGCACCAATCCACAAAAGAATGGCAAAAAAATTAACCAGATGTTTCCCAAATTGAAAAATAAGGGGTGGCTTCCCTAAAGCCTCAAGGAGATTGAGCCCTTTCTCCTTCTGTCTTTTCGTTTTCTCCTGAGAAGTTAGGCCGGATGGCGAGGAGGCTAACTGTTTAAAAAGCTCATTAAGATCAATACGGTGGGCTTTGCTTTCCATGGGAATGGCTAAAAAACAATGTTTGAAGGTTTTGTTTTTATAGGGATTTTTTTAGTACAGCAATTTGAACCTTTTGAATGCCTAAAATCTGCTCCCTTTCATTTTCCTAAATTTTTCCTCCCACTTCAACTTTTTGACTGATCGAAGAAATAGGATATGGGTTAAATGTACTTGAAAAATTATATTTCTATAAATCGGTTAAAGGGAAGAAATTAAAAATTCTGAGGTAATAAAAAAACTTTTGGATGGTTTACAGTTAGAAAAAACTGAAATGATTCTAATAAAAACTATGTTTTTATTCCTTCAATAATGAAGCCGGTTCTATTTTTTTACCGGCCCTCAACGGAAAGAAAATCCGTTTTCTTTTTTAAGACTCTTAGGACCACAAATAAAATTAACCCTGTAAAAAAAAGGACAGCCCAACCCAATTCGAATATAAACCTTCCTTTCAAAAACAGATCCCCGACCACTTCAAACAAAGTAAAAACCGATATAAGCCCAAACCAACTGGAATATTCCCTCTTTAGAACCGTCTTAAAAGAAAAGGGCAAATTTGGAGGAGTCCAGCGTTTAAATTTCGGAAAGAAAAAGGGGGTTTGACCCGCCCAAGCAAGATAGGCCTCCCCAAATTTCTTTTGTAAAAAAGCCTCTTCCTCAAAAATGATTCGCTCATAATAAAGAAAAAAAACCAACATATAAATTAATGCAATCCACCCGGTATGAACAAAAAAAACCACACCCAGACCAATAACGAAATTTGCTAAATAAAGTGGATTCCTGGTTGCGGAATAAATACCGGTCGTAATAAGGCTTTCTGCAACCTGTTGTTGGGTATTTCTTCCCGAGGTTCCTAAAGGAGCATGGCCAACCGTATAAGCTCGAACACCCAAACCTATAAACGAAATCATTAAACAAAACAACTCCCACCAATCGTCATAGACTTCACTATTGCCCATATATTCAAAATCCCTTAAACCAACCAGGACCAGGGAAATAAAAATTAATGGAAGATAGCTTCTCCAACGGAAAAGCCAATTACCTGTTTTTACAAAATCCTCCTGAAGCGTCATACTCTTTCCTTTGGTTTATAAAATTACCACCATTCAACGTTTTTTTGGGTAGTTTCCGAGATTTTTCTCGATAAAAATAAAAGAAAATGCTATCCTTAAGGATTTCTTTTTTTTTCTTATCGAGGGATAATACCCTGGGAGAACCTGGTTTGGAAAGAGATAAAATTTTTGGGCATCTGGCCCTAAATTTTTCGGAAGAAAGGTTTTAAAATGGAACAACAAAAAAAAATACCCAGAAATTAATGCCCGGTTCTATCGGGTCAATAAAAGAAATGGTTTATTCCTTCTTTACTAATCATTCAATGAAATCTAGGCAAGGATTTAATTATATGCAAAAATAAATATAACTCCTTTACGCTTTTCATTTTTTAAATGACCTTTTTGACCAATTTATGAAAGGAGAGTATAAATTAAAAAGCGAAAAAATGGAGAGAATTATGAAAAAAACTAAAATCTTGAGCAGCTGCACCCTTTTGGTTTTTCTGTTTATCTTTTCAGAACACCCTATCTGGGCAAATGACAAAGGTCAAATGACTGCCGAGGAAAAGGTGATTTGGCAGCTCGAGGCAATAAAGGATGACAGCTACCCGCGTTTTATTCAATATGGCAATAAAGCGTTTAAAGAATTCTATGACGAATGGCATTTTGATTCAGTTAAATTAAGCGATCGAAGTAAGATTTTAAAAGGTTATCAACTGAAATACCTTGGCGCCATTAAAAGAATAGGAATGACAGAGCCTCTTTGGAAAGTGAACTTTTCCGGTGAAAAATATGAAATTTTAGCCAGGATAGTTCTATCACACGGAAAAGTGGTTGGCTTTAACCTAGACTAAAGAAACGATCCTTTTTTCCACACGAATGTTTTAACATTGAAATTGCCACCGGGTTAAAAACAACTCTTTTCTAAATTTTCACCCA contains these protein-coding regions:
- a CDS encoding isoprenylcysteine carboxylmethyltransferase family protein, with product MTLQEDFVKTGNWLFRWRSYLPLIFISLVLVGLRDFEYMGNSEVYDDWWELFCLMISFIGLGVRAYTVGHAPLGTSGRNTQQQVAESLITTGIYSATRNPLYLANFVIGLGVVFFVHTGWIALIYMLVFFLYYERIIFEEEAFLQKKFGEAYLAWAGQTPFFFPKFKRWTPPNLPFSFKTVLKREYSSWFGLISVFTLFEVVGDLFLKGRFIFELGWAVLFFTGLILFVVLRVLKKKTDFLSVEGR